The Vanessa cardui chromosome 9, ilVanCard2.1, whole genome shotgun sequence genome has a window encoding:
- the LOC124532641 gene encoding proton-associated sugar transporter A: MADKLNEYQGVTGRLHSTRDKCKERWAQWKEEHPQGVKEAVREALYGIPSSDEPPERVVREGQYSDLFRRKNRLELMRISAAVMGIEFSYAGETAFVSPTLLQIGVPHQQMTLVWALSPLIGFFMTPLLGSLSDRCPSKYGRRRPFIVLMSIGVFLGLILVPNGEDIGYALGDEGPVNRTVVPSALGPRSSALDVQSNNHHPWGVLFTVLGTVLLDFDADACQSPARAYLLDVTVPEDHAKGLSTFTVMAGLGGFMGYALGGINWDETSLGEIFGGHVRAVFFLITIIFIVCVTATITSFKEIPLNEIGENDDYKKLNDKDQFEEHFEESENIEKNGLKKETTSYGSLNNAEIPVDEENTGITIKIPVEGHTGEPLSLKHYLKSIVLMPKSLRIVCLTNLFCWMAHVCYSLYFTDFVGESVFGGNPAAPVGSESRINYEAGVRFGCWGMAMYSLSCACYSTVIEKLIKMLGAKKVYVGGLCTYSCGMLMLCILRARAAVLLFSWTAGIMYSTLFTMPYLLVAHYHATGMWDSEGGGSEQERGIGTDVAVVSSCVFVAQLCISVIMGFAVKITGSTAAVVAVAATLAGAAAFTATKITYLDL, from the exons ATGGCTGATAAATTGAACGAATACCAAGGTGTGACGGGTCGCTTGCATTCAACAAGAGACAAGTGCAAGGAACGATGGGCTCAATGGAAGGAGGAACATCCCCAAGGAGTTAAAGAGGCGGTTAGAGAAGCCCTTTATGGTATACCATCATCAGACGAGCCTCCCGAACGAGTTGTTCGCGAAGGCCAATACAGTGACTTGTTtag gaGAAAAAACAGACTCGAATTGATGAGGATATCAGCAGCAGTGATGGGTATAGAATTTTCATACGCTGGAGAAACCGCCTTTGTATCACCGACCCTCCTCCAAATTGGTGTTCCTCATCAACAAATGACCTTGGTGTGGGCTCTATCACCACTGATTGGATTTTTTATGACCCCATTACTGGGGTCCCTCAGTGACAGATGCCCATCGAAATATGGCAGACGGAGGCCTTTCATTGTATTAATGTCAATTGGAGTTTTTCTTG GACTAATTTTAGTTCCCAATGGAGAAGACATTGGTTACGCATTAGGAGATGAAGGTCCTGTGAACAGAACCGTCGTTCCATCAGCTCTAGGGCCGAGGAGTTCCGCCCTTGACGTCCAAAGCAACAATCATCATCCTTGGGGTGTACTCTTCACAGTACTTGGTACGGTTCTCCTGGATTTCGACGCTGATGCGTGCCAAAGTCCCGCCAGAGCTTATCTCCTTGACGTGACAGTTCCAG agGATCATGCTAAAGGTCTGAGTACTTTTACCGTTATGGCTGGCTTAGGTGGATTTATGGGTTATGCTCTCGGAGGAATAAATTGGGACGAAACTTCCTTGG GAGAAATATTCGGAGGTCATGTAAGGGCCGTATTTTTTctcataacaattattttcattgtatgcGTTACGGCCACAATAACGAGTTTCAAAGAAATACCATTGAATGAGATCGGTGAAAATGATGATTACAAAAAGTTAAATGATAAAGATCAGTTTGAGGAACATTTCGAGGAGAGTGAGAACATTGAAAAGAATGGCCTGAAGAAAGAAACGACTTCATATGGATCTTTAAATAACGCTGAAATCCCCGTGGATGAGGAA AATACTGGTATTACAATCAAGATTCCAGTTGAGGGCCACACTGGGGAGCCGCTTTCTCTGAAGCACTATCTGAAGTCTATTGTGTTAATGCCGAAGTCATTGCGTATTGTGTGCCTGACTAATCTATTTTGCTGGATGGCTCATGTGTGTTACTCGCTCTACTTCACTGATTTCGTCGGTGAATCTGTCTTCGGTGGAAACCCTGCT GCACCAGTGGGCAGCGAAAGCCGTATAAATTACGAAGCGGGTGTTCGTTTTGGATGTTGGGGTATGGCAATGTATTCGCTGTCTTGCGCTTGCTACTCTACGGTAATTGAAAAGCTCATAAAAATGTTAGG TGCCAAGAAAGTGTATGTCGGTGGATTGTGTACGTATAGCTGTGGCATGCTTATGCTGTGCATTCTCCGAGCCCGTGCTGCCGTGCTGCTCTTCAGCTGGACTGCCGGAATAATGTACTCGACGCTATTCACCATGCCGTATTTACTGGTCGCTCATTATCATGCAACGGGAATG TGGGACAGCGAGGGTGGTGGCAGTGAACAGGAACGTGGTATCGGCACCGATGTGGCGGTGGTCAGCAGCTGTGTGTTCGTAGCTCAATTATGTATCTCGGTGATCATGGGATTCGCAGTAAAGATCACTGGCTCCACGGCAGCAGTAGTCGCAGTGGCTGCAACGCTTGCTGGTGCTGCTGCCTTCACAGCCACCAAGATAACTTACCTTGATCTTTAA